The Virgibacillus sp. MSP4-1 genome has a segment encoding these proteins:
- a CDS encoding DUF4317 domain-containing protein, translated as MNKKDIANIRKQFKVNNDLLTISEIFNVYIMKESSEVYHYQSMPFEMLEEEQKELFMNNFKKVLTGQLDQKLFELKFQRDAENNSQRILHQGMLSQTSEDWTNQMLQIVEKILKDKQYDMDIVVTFIRGEYMKPMKKRNDETEESERDTVYSHPFILCSVNQTQDPKKELLFDYVEKEFKYNIAVDPVIDLKTPISGFLFPTITDNASDVNHILYSAGKDADMNEHFIEEVINAEEVITAEEEKFVFEEVVKNVAGEQMNTSTLSNVYEEVHRVLEENEEEDSPKLDYKDVGKVLKSSGVEDINEEKLETAFKSVVDDEKYELKANNIIPKYDSKSIKIKTKVADISVSPQDLSYVRQVDVNGKLYLMIEVEENTVIDGFEMIPEALFKKAPEDTE; from the coding sequence TTGAACAAGAAAGACATCGCCAATATTCGTAAACAGTTTAAAGTAAATAATGATCTACTGACGATTAGTGAAATTTTTAATGTGTATATTATGAAAGAGTCCAGCGAGGTTTATCATTATCAGAGTATGCCTTTTGAAATGCTGGAAGAGGAACAGAAGGAACTATTTATGAATAACTTTAAAAAGGTGCTCACCGGTCAGCTCGACCAGAAATTATTTGAACTTAAATTCCAGCGTGATGCGGAAAACAACAGTCAGCGTATTCTTCATCAGGGGATGCTTAGTCAAACCTCTGAAGACTGGACGAATCAAATGCTTCAAATCGTAGAAAAAATACTGAAGGATAAGCAGTATGATATGGATATTGTTGTTACCTTTATCCGTGGTGAATACATGAAGCCTATGAAAAAACGCAATGATGAGACGGAAGAAAGTGAGCGGGACACGGTTTATTCCCATCCTTTCATTCTTTGCAGTGTGAACCAGACGCAGGACCCGAAAAAAGAACTGCTGTTTGACTATGTGGAGAAGGAATTTAAGTATAATATTGCTGTTGATCCTGTTATCGATTTAAAAACGCCCATCTCTGGATTTTTGTTTCCGACCATTACAGACAATGCGTCAGATGTTAATCACATCCTTTATTCCGCCGGGAAAGACGCAGATATGAATGAACATTTTATAGAGGAAGTCATAAACGCGGAAGAAGTAATCACAGCTGAAGAGGAGAAATTTGTTTTTGAAGAAGTTGTCAAAAACGTAGCCGGGGAACAGATGAATACGTCTACCCTTTCCAATGTTTACGAAGAGGTTCACCGTGTGCTGGAAGAAAATGAGGAAGAGGATTCCCCGAAGTTAGATTATAAAGATGTTGGAAAGGTTCTAAAGAGCAGCGGAGTAGAGGATATAAATGAGGAAAAGCTGGAAACAGCCTTTAAGAGTGTTGTTGATGATGAAAAGTATGAGTTGAAGGCAAATAACATCATTCCGAAATATGACTCAAAATCCATCAAAATTAAAACAAAGGTAGCGGATATTTCCGTAAGTCCGCAAGACCTGAGTTATGTTCGCCAGGTTGACGTAAATGGAAAGCTTTACTTAATGATTGAAGTCGAGGAAAATACTGTGATTGATGGCTTTGAAATGATCCCGGAGGCTTTATTCAAAAAGGCTCCGGAAGATACAGAATAA
- a CDS encoding ATP-binding cassette domain-containing protein, which yields MIEVKEVEKKFGRKKILKGVSFTANKGEITCLIGINGVGKTTILNAIMALTPIQRGEILLDGEPIKEKTFEKVSFIPDALTMLPNMTIEEAMEFMNDFYTCWNMERARELLGFFRLHKGDRIASLSKGNAAKVNLLLGLALDVDYILMDEPFSGIDMFSREEIANVFTSHLIENRGVIITTHEVSDIEHLIDKVVLLDDGLVTKEFDAEKAREDDGMSVIDVMREVYQG from the coding sequence ATGATTGAAGTAAAAGAGGTTGAGAAGAAGTTTGGACGTAAAAAAATACTTAAGGGTGTGTCATTTACTGCGAACAAGGGTGAAATCACCTGTTTGATAGGAATTAATGGGGTAGGAAAGACAACGATTTTAAATGCAATTATGGCTCTGACCCCGATTCAAAGAGGGGAGATTTTATTAGATGGGGAGCCGATTAAGGAAAAGACATTTGAGAAAGTTTCTTTTATTCCTGATGCACTTACGATGCTACCAAACATGACTATAGAGGAAGCCATGGAGTTTATGAATGATTTTTATACTTGCTGGAACATGGAACGTGCGAGGGAACTATTAGGCTTTTTCAGATTACATAAAGGTGATCGCATTGCCTCCTTATCAAAAGGGAATGCAGCCAAGGTAAACCTGTTGCTTGGTTTGGCTTTGGATGTGGATTACATCTTAATGGATGAGCCATTTTCAGGTATAGATATGTTCAGTCGTGAAGAAATCGCAAATGTGTTTACAAGCCATCTGATTGAAAACAGAGGTGTGATTATCACAACTCATGAAGTAAGCGATATTGAACATTTAATCGATAAGGTTGTGCTGCTGGATGACGGGTTGGTTACCAAAGAATTTGACGCTGAAAAGGCACGTGAAGACGACGGAATGTCTGTAATCGATGTGATGAGAGAGGTGTACCAGGGATGA
- a CDS encoding CBO0543 family protein: MLKVGMLLTILISALVCVYFIKLDWRKYGFLYISAAVSANVLCYLFTWSGLYSFPNNLLHGDLLMPIGLVSTAFPLVVLLGVRFSPEKWIWKIPFYWGIVHLGMVAEAVLMITPMFKFGPEWDLWDSYSLRWGYYLLFELLGSKIIPPHLRKPISHQSFRYGGWAWIVFHIVVVVTIFLMGVYTGITLF, encoded by the coding sequence TTGCTCAAAGTTGGAATGTTGCTAACCATACTTATATCGGCGCTGGTTTGTGTTTACTTTATAAAATTAGACTGGCGGAAATATGGTTTTCTCTATATATCTGCTGCCGTTTCTGCAAATGTTTTATGCTATCTTTTTACGTGGTCAGGATTGTATTCCTTTCCGAATAATCTATTGCACGGTGATTTGCTTATGCCGATCGGTCTGGTATCAACGGCATTTCCGTTAGTTGTACTATTGGGAGTAAGATTCAGTCCTGAAAAATGGATATGGAAAATCCCTTTTTATTGGGGGATCGTACATTTAGGGATGGTTGCGGAGGCTGTTTTAATGATTACACCCATGTTTAAATTTGGACCTGAATGGGACCTATGGGACTCCTATTCATTACGATGGGGCTACTACTTGCTGTTTGAATTATTAGGAAGTAAAATAATTCCCCCTCATTTAAGAAAACCAATATCTCATCAATCTTTCCGATACGGCGGATGGGCCTGGATTGTGTTTCATATTGTAGTCGTTGTCACCATTTTCTTAATGGGAGTTTATACGGGGATAACGTTATTTTAA
- a CDS encoding RNA polymerase sigma factor, protein MEMSQNKAVYLANLNQRMMDQDVNELYAECKKKIFSIALSYVKDHYLAEDLSHEILVKCYVTREKFKGDCSFHTWMCRIAKNHCIDFLRKSYRSRDLLSEDIDFTYKGNMSSPESEFLRLCDKEELNHHLRRLPATYLEVLTRFYYKEQSLKEIGHHLNLKPSTVKTRLFRARKMLRDQYQV, encoded by the coding sequence ATGGAAATGAGTCAAAACAAAGCGGTGTACCTGGCAAACTTAAATCAACGTATGATGGATCAGGATGTAAATGAGCTTTATGCTGAATGTAAAAAGAAAATATTTTCCATCGCCCTTTCCTATGTAAAAGATCATTATTTGGCAGAGGACCTTTCACATGAAATATTGGTCAAATGCTACGTTACCCGTGAAAAGTTCAAAGGTGATTGTTCCTTTCATACATGGATGTGTCGCATTGCAAAAAATCATTGTATTGATTTTTTACGAAAGAGCTATCGGAGCCGTGATTTGCTTTCTGAAGATATCGATTTTACTTACAAAGGCAACATGTCCTCGCCAGAATCTGAGTTCTTAAGGCTGTGTGACAAGGAAGAACTGAACCATCATCTGAGGAGGCTGCCAGCAACATATCTGGAAGTCCTAACACGTTTTTACTATAAAGAACAATCCTTGAAGGAAATTGGACACCACCTTAATCTGAAGCCATCGACCGTCAAAACAAGGCTGTTTCGGGCAAGGAAAATGTTAAGAGATCAATATCAAGTGTAG
- a CDS encoding GntR family transcriptional regulator, with product MSMNFNNRDPVYLQIIRYFKEKIAIGELEPGEEIPSRRELANRLKVNPNTAQRAYKEMEEQGLIYTERNLPSKITTDTETLGRVRDELILEAVDTFIGSVRSINVPVDELLELVRKKYLESDGEA from the coding sequence ATGAGTATGAATTTTAACAATCGGGATCCCGTTTATTTACAAATCATACGGTATTTTAAAGAGAAAATTGCTATTGGTGAATTGGAGCCTGGAGAGGAAATACCATCAAGAAGAGAACTTGCTAACAGATTGAAGGTGAACCCTAATACAGCGCAACGGGCGTACAAGGAAATGGAGGAGCAGGGTTTGATTTATACAGAACGGAATCTGCCGAGTAAAATTACGACGGATACAGAAACATTGGGAAGGGTAAGAGATGAATTAATTTTGGAAGCTGTAGATACCTTTATTGGATCTGTTCGTTCCATTAATGTACCCGTGGATGAATTGCTTGAATTAGTCCGAAAAAAGTACCTTGAGAGTGATGGGGAGGCGTAA
- a CDS encoding LTA synthase family protein produces the protein MKKILSSKMGFFSIAVFIFWIKTYVIYKTEFTLGVSGSMQEFLLFFNPLSSGLIFIGLALFSKGNKIGRRIIIVEAIMSFILYSNVVYYRFNSDFITLATLMQTDNFGSLGGSILNLMAPYDFLYLIDIVLLVFLYKKFKPNWTFERLKLRKPLLVLATGLIAFSVNLSLAEDDRPQLLERTFDRNYLVKYLGMYNFILYDAAQNIENSTQRVLADSDDITEVQNYTKAKYAQPNEELFGAAKGKNIIKIHLESFQSFLIDYKLHGEEVTPFLNSLVHDKSKNFTYFDNFFHQTGQGKTADAELITDTSLYGLSNGSAFSTKADNTFQALPAILDQRQGYTSAVFHGDGKSFWNRDNMYKSLGVNEFYYDSYYDMSKENVINYGLKDKPFFEQSMPYLKNMEKPFYAHMMTLTHHHPYLIDEEDATIAPAETGDPSVDRYFQTARYLDEALKQFFKDLKEAGLYEDSVIMIYGDHYGISENHNRAMKEITGEEITSFKNAQLQRVPFIIKVPGVEGQGINHEYTAMTDVMPTLLHLLGIDAQDYILFGTDMFSKDHKEMVPFRNGDFITDKYSYVDGTFYKNKTGEKISDPTESMLNMKETAHHELELSDKVLNGDLLRFYTPNEQWEPVDTGDYFYPTLKENEEINNTDGVQDLEDGTKASNENRVNISENESSKEEGHEKEDQNQNETKAEEKQ, from the coding sequence ATGAAGAAGATATTGTCCTCTAAAATGGGATTCTTCTCAATTGCTGTATTTATTTTCTGGATAAAAACGTATGTTATATATAAAACTGAATTTACTCTTGGTGTAAGTGGATCCATGCAGGAATTCCTGCTATTTTTCAACCCACTTAGCTCAGGATTGATTTTTATTGGTCTTGCTTTATTTTCAAAAGGAAATAAAATAGGTAGAAGAATCATTATCGTTGAAGCGATTATGAGTTTCATTTTATATTCGAATGTAGTTTATTATCGATTTAACAGTGACTTTATTACGCTCGCTACATTAATGCAGACAGATAACTTCGGAAGTCTTGGCGGGAGTATTTTAAACTTGATGGCTCCTTATGATTTCCTCTATCTAATCGATATTGTCCTTTTGGTTTTCCTTTATAAGAAGTTTAAACCAAATTGGACATTTGAACGTCTGAAATTACGTAAACCATTGCTTGTATTGGCTACAGGCCTTATTGCGTTCAGCGTAAACCTGAGTCTGGCTGAAGATGACCGCCCACAGCTATTGGAGCGGACTTTTGACCGGAATTATCTGGTGAAGTATCTGGGGATGTATAACTTTATCCTTTATGATGCCGCCCAGAACATTGAAAACTCAACACAGAGAGTTTTGGCAGATAGTGATGATATTACAGAGGTTCAAAACTATACCAAAGCCAAATATGCTCAGCCGAATGAAGAACTGTTTGGTGCTGCGAAAGGGAAAAATATTATAAAGATTCACTTGGAGTCCTTCCAGTCTTTTCTTATTGACTATAAGCTCCATGGAGAAGAGGTCACACCATTCTTAAATTCATTGGTCCATGATAAGAGTAAGAATTTCACGTATTTCGATAATTTCTTCCATCAGACCGGACAGGGAAAGACCGCTGATGCGGAGTTAATTACGGATACATCTTTATATGGACTATCCAATGGGTCTGCATTCTCAACAAAAGCGGACAATACGTTCCAGGCACTGCCGGCCATTCTGGATCAGCGTCAAGGCTACACAAGCGCTGTCTTCCATGGGGATGGGAAGTCATTCTGGAATCGGGATAATATGTATAAAAGCCTTGGAGTCAATGAATTTTACTATGACAGCTATTACGACATGAGTAAGGAAAATGTCATTAACTACGGTCTGAAGGATAAACCATTCTTTGAGCAGTCCATGCCATATTTAAAAAACATGGAAAAACCATTTTATGCGCATATGATGACCTTAACCCATCATCATCCTTATTTGATTGATGAAGAGGATGCGACGATTGCACCGGCGGAAACAGGAGATCCATCTGTTGACCGCTATTTCCAGACAGCCCGCTATTTGGATGAAGCTTTAAAACAGTTCTTTAAAGACCTAAAAGAAGCTGGATTATACGAGGATTCTGTGATTATGATTTATGGAGATCATTATGGTATTTCTGAAAATCATAATCGGGCTATGAAGGAAATTACCGGAGAAGAAATTACTTCATTTAAGAATGCGCAATTACAGCGAGTTCCGTTTATCATTAAAGTTCCTGGTGTTGAAGGACAGGGAATTAATCATGAGTACACGGCAATGACTGATGTGATGCCTACATTGTTACATCTACTAGGGATAGACGCACAGGATTACATTCTGTTTGGTACTGATATGTTCTCTAAGGATCATAAAGAAATGGTTCCATTCCGTAATGGAGACTTCATTACAGATAAATACAGTTATGTAGATGGAACATTTTATAAAAATAAAACGGGAGAGAAAATTTCAGATCCTACTGAATCCATGTTAAATATGAAAGAGACAGCACACCATGAGCTGGAGCTTTCTGATAAAGTGTTAAATGGAGATCTGCTTCGTTTCTACACTCCAAATGAACAGTGGGAGCCTGTAGATACCGGAGACTATTTCTATCCAACATTAAAAGAAAATGAAGAGATTAATAATACTGATGGTGTGCAAGATTTAGAAGATGGTACGAAAGCTTCAAATGAAAATAGAGTAAATATCAGTGAGAATGAAAGCAGCAAAGAGGAAGGTCATGAAAAGGAAGACCAAAATCAAAACGAAACAAAAGCAGAAGAGAAACAATGA
- a CDS encoding Parvovirus coat protein VP1-like protein — translation MPCLPGYRYCGPGCRGPGPPVNALDYFCMQHDACYQRGDHRRFCDEVFLEQLRPYTHRRDKMGRDARLMYQAISIKSWF, via the coding sequence ATGCCGTGCCTCCCGGGATATCGTTATTGTGGTCCGGGCTGCAGAGGTCCGGGTCCCCCCGTAAATGCTCTTGATTATTTTTGTATGCAGCACGATGCCTGTTATCAGAGGGGTGATCATAGAAGATTTTGTGATGAAGTATTTCTGGAGCAATTGCGTCCTTACACACATAGAAGAGATAAGATGGGAAGAGATGCAAGGCTTATGTATCAGGCTATATCGATTAAAAGCTGGTTTTAA